In a genomic window of Curtobacterium flaccumfaciens pv. betae:
- the phoU gene encoding phosphate signaling complex protein PhoU, whose amino-acid sequence MREVFQQELQDVQERLTEIAGLVESAITRATQAFSDSDVALAEEVIADDEKIDLAANSLDEIAIDILARQAPVARDLRVVVTALRVSSSLERMGDMAEHIAQLARQRFPEKVVPKGLRSTFKEMGRHDVAMAQKLTRLLATEDIALSAEIRDEDDAVDELHASVFDFVLGEAWKGGPIDTVDATLASRYHERFADHAVSIAKKVEYLATGDWTGASTSTAAV is encoded by the coding sequence ATGCGCGAAGTCTTCCAGCAGGAACTCCAGGACGTCCAGGAGCGACTGACCGAGATCGCCGGGCTCGTCGAGTCCGCCATCACCCGAGCCACCCAGGCCTTCAGCGACTCCGACGTCGCCCTCGCCGAAGAGGTGATCGCCGACGACGAGAAGATCGACCTCGCCGCGAACAGCCTCGACGAGATCGCGATCGACATCCTCGCCCGTCAGGCGCCGGTGGCCCGCGACCTGCGCGTCGTCGTCACCGCCCTGCGCGTCAGCTCCTCGCTCGAGCGCATGGGCGACATGGCCGAGCACATCGCGCAGCTCGCCCGCCAGCGCTTCCCCGAGAAGGTCGTGCCGAAGGGCTTGCGCAGCACGTTCAAGGAGATGGGCCGGCACGACGTCGCGATGGCGCAGAAGCTCACGCGACTGCTCGCCACCGAGGACATCGCGCTGTCGGCCGAGATCCGCGACGAGGACGACGCCGTCGACGAGCTGCACGCCAGCGTCTTCGACTTCGTGCTCGGCGAGGCCTGGAAGGGCGGTCCGATCGACACCGTCGACGCCACCCTGGCCTCCCGCTACCACGAGCGCTTCGCCGACCACGCGGTCTCGATCGCCAAGAAGGTCGAGTACCTGGCGACCGGCGACTGGACCGGTGCGTCCACCTCGACCGCGGCGGTCTGA
- a CDS encoding AAA family ATPase produces the protein MAQVAIIVNGMPGSGKSSIGTALAEVLGCPFLSKDRIKEPLADVVGPMIASRPLGGIAMDTMWSMARAVENGVVLDAVWLPSRDRDLLEAGLASAGSPRAVEVWCDTDRATAEQRLRDRYEPGTVPVRHEVHGDLADVLAFWDEHGDDARPVGLPGVPVIRVDTTKPYDVGALVLEIASHFV, from the coding sequence ATGGCCCAGGTCGCGATCATCGTCAACGGCATGCCCGGTTCCGGCAAGAGCAGCATCGGCACGGCACTCGCCGAGGTGCTCGGCTGCCCGTTCCTGTCGAAGGACCGCATCAAGGAGCCCCTCGCCGACGTCGTCGGCCCGATGATCGCCTCGCGGCCGCTCGGCGGCATCGCGATGGACACGATGTGGTCCATGGCGCGGGCCGTCGAGAACGGGGTCGTCCTCGACGCCGTCTGGCTGCCGTCGCGTGACCGGGACCTCCTGGAGGCCGGACTCGCGTCCGCCGGGTCGCCTCGCGCTGTCGAGGTGTGGTGCGACACGGACCGCGCCACCGCCGAGCAGCGGCTGCGCGACCGGTACGAACCGGGCACCGTGCCGGTGCGGCACGAGGTGCACGGGGACCTGGCCGACGTGCTGGCCTTCTGGGACGAGCACGGCGACGACGCCCGGCCCGTCGGGCTGCCCGGCGTCCCGGTGATCCGGGTCGACACGACGAAGCCGTACGACGTCGGGGCCCTGGTGCTGGAGATCGCGTCGCACTTCGTCTGA
- a CDS encoding phosphoglyceromutase, which produces MTSTLVLLRHGNSDWNQKNLFTGWVDVRLSELGEKEAKRAGDLIAESGIVPDVLYTSLLTRAIQTADIALLQADLAWLPVKRDWRLNERHYGDLQGKDKAQTLAEYGEQQFMEWRRSFDVPPPPIADDAEWSQFGDRRYAELGDQLPRTESLKLVIDRLLPYWESDITKDLAAGKTVLVTAHGNSLRALVKHLDGISDDDIAGLNIPTGIPLVYELDDDFTPTKPAYYLDPEAAAAGAAAVAAQGAKK; this is translated from the coding sequence ATGACCTCCACGCTCGTCCTGCTCCGTCACGGCAACAGTGACTGGAACCAGAAGAACCTGTTCACCGGTTGGGTCGACGTCCGGCTCAGCGAGCTGGGCGAGAAGGAGGCGAAGCGCGCCGGCGACCTCATCGCCGAGTCCGGCATCGTCCCCGACGTCCTGTACACCTCGCTCCTGACCCGTGCGATCCAGACGGCGGACATCGCGCTGCTGCAGGCCGACCTGGCCTGGCTGCCGGTGAAGCGCGACTGGCGCCTCAACGAGCGCCACTACGGCGACCTGCAGGGCAAGGACAAGGCCCAGACCCTGGCCGAGTACGGCGAGCAGCAGTTCATGGAGTGGCGCCGTTCGTTCGACGTCCCGCCGCCCCCCATCGCCGACGACGCCGAGTGGTCGCAGTTCGGTGACCGTCGCTACGCCGAGCTCGGCGACCAGCTGCCCCGCACCGAGTCGCTCAAGCTCGTGATCGACCGTCTGCTGCCGTACTGGGAGTCCGACATCACGAAGGACCTCGCCGCCGGCAAGACCGTGCTGGTGACGGCCCACGGCAACTCGCTGCGTGCGCTCGTGAAGCACCTCGACGGCATCTCCGACGACGACATCGCCGGCCTGAACATCCCGACGGGCATCCCGCTGGTGTACGAGCTCGACGACGACTTCACGCCGACGAAGCCCGCGTACTACCTGGACCCCGAGGCCGCCGCAGCCGGCGCCGCCGCCGTGGCCGCCCAGGGCGCCAAGAAGTAG
- a CDS encoding class I SAM-dependent methyltransferase, producing MPIGNVTRGTTGYNRLRRVDRWIATLPVLRRTDDPLVADVGYGASPTTTLELRDRLAAVRPDVEVTGIEIEPSRVALANAGARDGVTFRLGGFETPTPGQRRPAVIRAFNVLRQYDESAVVGSWRIMQDRLQPGGALVEGTCNEVGRVASWVTLDDVAPQTFTVSLRLAGLDVPSIVAERLPKALIHRNVPGERVHAFLRDLDLSWAVAAPLGTYGPRQRWLATARGMRDRGWPVLHGVTRWRLGELSVPWSAVEPA from the coding sequence ATGCCCATCGGGAACGTGACGCGCGGGACGACCGGGTACAACCGGCTCCGCCGCGTCGACCGGTGGATCGCGACCCTGCCGGTGCTGCGCCGGACGGACGACCCGCTCGTCGCCGACGTCGGCTACGGGGCATCACCGACCACCACCCTCGAACTGCGCGACCGGCTGGCCGCCGTCCGACCCGACGTCGAGGTGACGGGCATCGAGATCGAGCCGTCGCGGGTCGCGCTCGCGAACGCCGGGGCCCGCGACGGCGTCACGTTCCGACTGGGGGGCTTCGAGACGCCGACGCCCGGGCAGCGCCGGCCCGCCGTCATCCGGGCCTTCAACGTGCTGCGGCAGTACGACGAGTCCGCGGTGGTCGGGTCGTGGCGGATCATGCAGGACCGGCTGCAGCCCGGCGGTGCGCTCGTCGAGGGGACCTGCAACGAGGTCGGTCGGGTGGCCTCGTGGGTGACGCTCGACGACGTCGCGCCGCAGACCTTCACGGTGTCGCTCCGGCTCGCCGGGCTCGACGTGCCTTCGATCGTCGCCGAGCGCCTGCCGAAGGCGCTGATCCACCGCAACGTGCCCGGCGAACGGGTGCACGCGTTCCTGCGGGACCTCGACCTGTCGTGGGCGGTCGCCGCACCGCTCGGCACGTACGGGCCCCGGCAGCGGTGGCTCGCCACCGCGCGCGGGATGCGTGACCGCGGCTGGCCGGTGCTGCACGGGGTGACGCGCTGGCGGCTCGGTGAGCTCAGCGTCCCGTGGTCGGCCGTCGAGCCCGCCTGA
- a CDS encoding YgfZ/GcvT domain-containing protein, with translation MSVFAARDGFVAADSVAAHFGNPIGEQRLLTRGRAVVELGLGVVTVTGPDRLSWLNSITSQQLTGLPTGVSTETLVLDQAGRVEHAARVVDDGATAWLLTERADAAPLAGWLDSMRFMLRVEVADRSADFVTLGCFGADAPFASVELPEPPVAEWVDPWGAVTPGGWGYADQEAHPGSGWTLRIAVVTPGTATAIAGSHVPVAGLLAYEALRIAAWRPTLSDVDERTIPHELDWLRSGVHLSKGCYRGQETVAKVHNLGHPPRRAVLLHLDGSDGVLPAPGTPVLLDDKPVGRLSASAIHHELGPIGLAVVKRSLDPTATLRLEADDVVVTAAQETIVPPEAGATANVPRLPRLGAVKRS, from the coding sequence ATGTCGGTGTTCGCCGCGCGTGACGGCTTCGTCGCCGCCGACTCCGTCGCCGCGCACTTCGGCAACCCGATCGGGGAGCAGCGCCTGCTGACCCGGGGGCGTGCCGTCGTCGAGCTCGGACTCGGTGTCGTCACCGTCACCGGACCGGACCGGCTGTCGTGGCTCAACTCGATCACCTCGCAGCAGCTCACCGGGTTGCCGACCGGCGTCAGCACCGAGACGCTCGTGCTCGACCAGGCCGGACGCGTCGAGCACGCGGCCCGCGTCGTCGACGACGGTGCGACGGCCTGGCTGCTCACCGAGCGCGCTGACGCCGCGCCGCTCGCCGGGTGGCTCGACTCGATGCGCTTCATGCTCCGGGTCGAGGTCGCCGACCGCTCCGCCGACTTCGTCACCCTCGGCTGCTTCGGGGCGGACGCCCCGTTCGCGTCCGTCGAACTGCCGGAACCGCCCGTCGCCGAGTGGGTCGACCCGTGGGGCGCCGTCACGCCGGGCGGGTGGGGCTACGCCGATCAGGAGGCCCACCCCGGCTCCGGCTGGACCCTCCGCATCGCCGTGGTCACCCCCGGCACCGCGACCGCGATCGCCGGGTCGCACGTGCCCGTCGCGGGGCTGCTCGCGTACGAGGCGCTGCGGATCGCCGCGTGGCGCCCGACCCTGTCCGACGTGGACGAGCGGACGATCCCGCACGAGCTCGACTGGCTCCGCTCCGGCGTGCACCTGTCGAAGGGCTGCTACCGCGGGCAGGAGACCGTCGCCAAGGTCCACAACCTCGGGCACCCGCCGCGACGAGCCGTGCTGCTGCACCTCGACGGGTCCGACGGCGTGCTGCCGGCGCCCGGCACGCCGGTGCTGCTCGACGACAAGCCCGTCGGCCGGCTGTCGGCGTCGGCGATCCACCACGAGCTCGGTCCGATCGGACTCGCCGTGGTGAAGCGCTCGCTCGACCCCACCGCGACCCTGCGGCTCGAGGCCGACGACGTCGTGGTGACCGCGGCGCAGGAGACCATCGTCCCGCCCGAGGCCGGTGCCACGGCGAACGTCCCGCGCCTGCCCCGCCTCGGAGCCGTCAAGCGCTCCTAG
- a CDS encoding FABP family protein, translated as MIELPEGLAPELVPLSWLVGVWEGTGVVEYPVGDDDEVRNYEFGQRVSFSHDGLPYLNYSSTTWLLDDDHTPLAAEMGYWRIDRPTEPGDRGPAMLLGDGPTPFSTVESVEALRNTTDGFDVEAAIIHPTGVNELYVGRVLKGRIDLSTDAVLRSPNAKDYSAATRLYGLVEGKLFWAWDIAALGRELTSHASGQLAKVD; from the coding sequence TTGATCGAGCTGCCCGAGGGCCTCGCCCCCGAACTGGTCCCGCTGTCGTGGCTGGTCGGCGTGTGGGAGGGCACCGGTGTGGTCGAGTACCCGGTCGGTGACGACGACGAGGTCCGGAACTACGAGTTCGGCCAGCGCGTCAGCTTCAGCCACGACGGCTTGCCGTACCTGAACTACTCGTCCACCACCTGGCTACTCGACGACGACCACACCCCGCTCGCCGCCGAGATGGGCTACTGGCGGATCGACCGTCCGACCGAGCCCGGCGACCGCGGCCCCGCGATGCTCCTGGGCGACGGGCCCACGCCCTTCAGCACGGTCGAGAGCGTCGAAGCGCTCCGCAACACCACGGACGGCTTCGACGTCGAGGCCGCGATCATCCACCCGACGGGCGTCAACGAGCTCTACGTCGGCCGTGTGCTGAAGGGCCGGATCGACCTGTCGACCGACGCCGTGCTGCGCTCGCCGAACGCGAAGGACTACTCCGCCGCGACCCGCCTGTACGGACTGGTCGAGGGCAAGCTCTTCTGGGCGTGGGACATCGCCGCGCTCGGTCGCGAACTCACCTCGCACGCCTCGGGGCAGCTCGCGAAGGTCGACTGA
- a CDS encoding DNA-binding response regulator yields MAQLLVLTSTAPGDVLPSLGLLSHRIRHVPAEAAQLVNAPQSDLMFVDARTDLVSAKALCKILASSGSTTPIVLVVTEGGLTAVNSDWNVDDVVLESAGPAEIDARIRLSAGRAAKGQTSSKIQASGVVIDEASYSAKVRGRPLDLTFKEFELLRFFATHPSRVFTREQLLSEVWGYDYFGGTRTVDVHVRRLRAKLGDLESLIGTVRNVGYRFNVYDDEAERLMGQ; encoded by the coding sequence GTGGCACAGCTCCTGGTACTCACCTCGACCGCGCCCGGAGACGTCCTGCCGAGCCTGGGCCTCCTGAGCCACCGGATCCGCCACGTGCCGGCCGAGGCCGCGCAGCTGGTCAACGCCCCGCAGAGCGACCTGATGTTCGTGGACGCCCGCACCGACCTGGTCAGCGCCAAGGCCCTGTGCAAGATCCTCGCGTCGTCGGGTTCGACCACACCGATCGTGCTCGTCGTCACCGAGGGCGGGCTGACCGCGGTGAACAGCGACTGGAACGTCGACGACGTCGTGCTCGAGAGCGCCGGCCCGGCCGAGATCGACGCCCGCATCCGGCTGTCGGCCGGTCGTGCGGCGAAGGGCCAGACGAGCTCGAAGATCCAGGCGTCCGGTGTCGTCATCGACGAGGCCAGCTACTCCGCCAAGGTGCGCGGCCGGCCGCTCGACCTGACGTTCAAGGAGTTCGAGCTCCTGCGCTTCTTCGCCACCCACCCGTCACGCGTCTTCACCCGCGAGCAGCTGCTCAGCGAGGTCTGGGGCTACGACTACTTCGGTGGCACCCGCACGGTCGACGTGCACGTCCGACGGCTGCGCGCCAAGCTCGGCGACCTCGAGTCGCTCATCGGCACCGTCCGCAACGTCGGGTACCGCTTCAACGTCTACGACGACGAGGCCGAGCGCCTGATGGGGCAGTAG
- the mshD gene encoding mycothiol synthase — protein sequence MLPDLGSFVAPGEAPPFSDQTLVDVRAGRATVLTVDHGVAVVRDGELELVVAQEARGRGIGTALVSQALALGGGAAPRLAWAHGDHPAARALADRFGWRAVRTLLQLRAPVAESDVDVALPDGYSLSAFRPGTDDETDWLALNAAAFAHHPEQGRMTLDDLHAREADDWFAGEDLLLLRDASGQLAGSCWLKVEDGIGEFYAVAVRPDLQGQRLGGVLMRAGTARLRGRGLTAAALYVEGDNEPALALYRRSGFTQHAIDVQYAAPEQAAGR from the coding sequence GTGCTCCCCGATCTCGGCAGCTTCGTCGCCCCCGGCGAGGCTCCCCCGTTCTCCGACCAGACCCTGGTCGACGTCCGCGCGGGGCGCGCGACCGTCCTGACCGTCGACCACGGGGTCGCGGTGGTCCGTGACGGCGAGCTGGAACTCGTCGTCGCCCAGGAGGCCCGTGGCCGGGGCATCGGCACGGCCCTGGTGTCGCAGGCACTCGCGCTGGGCGGCGGGGCCGCTCCCCGGCTCGCGTGGGCGCACGGGGACCACCCGGCAGCGCGTGCGCTGGCCGACCGGTTCGGCTGGCGCGCGGTCCGCACGCTGCTGCAGCTCCGGGCACCCGTCGCCGAGTCCGATGTCGACGTGGCGCTGCCAGACGGCTACTCCCTGTCGGCGTTCCGCCCCGGCACCGACGACGAGACCGACTGGCTCGCGCTGAACGCCGCCGCCTTCGCCCACCACCCCGAGCAGGGTCGGATGACGCTCGACGACCTGCACGCACGCGAGGCCGACGACTGGTTCGCAGGCGAGGACCTGCTGCTGCTCCGCGACGCCTCCGGGCAGCTCGCGGGCTCGTGCTGGCTCAAGGTCGAGGACGGCATCGGCGAGTTCTACGCCGTCGCCGTGCGGCCCGACCTGCAGGGGCAGCGACTCGGCGGTGTGCTCATGCGTGCCGGGACCGCTCGGCTGCGGGGCCGCGGCCTGACCGCCGCCGCACTCTACGTCGAGGGGGACAACGAGCCGGCGCTGGCGCTGTACCGGCGGTCGGGGTTCACGCAGCACGCGATCGACGTGCAGTACGCGGCGCCGGAGCAGGCCGCCGGCCGGTAA
- a CDS encoding serine/threonine-protein kinase produces MAQDRQGQYGQGEPLGASYRLVELLGTGATGEVWLVEHSATGEAFAAKLLRAELAADPQIVERFVRERSVLLALQHPSIVRVRDLVVEGDRLAIVMDLVPGGSARDLLASNGPLLPRDALTITAETLDALTAAHEQDVTHRDVKPDNVLLQTAWVPGATGAVRVTDFGIASVVAERERTTTGLLGTPQYMAPESISHGRSGPAADVYGAGVMLYELLSGRTPFAGPGTDFAVAYRHVTSNPPPLDVPDALWAAVSALLAKDPNARPSAAHAAGTLRRLARSLASAPALVASSDPDSFDEVERPATVVRGVRPDDAAGSRTTATGDDAAVVGPAPELGPAGSQTVIRPMARQPLPAAPAAEPEPTRRFARPEWLTDRALLFGGIGVVLVAALVVGGVVWLPGALRKTPGTGTATAQAANAYQQDRPLPTGLATTRRATVDPAKGTVDLRVTYAAQAATLSGPFLAVLPGARSGASCPAVTWSGEGITAKRNQPSLTGVDTACAWSLSGVEVPAGGDVTVEASVPLAVEDGAALQTWLDGVGEATTAAVTDDTVRGTAYPVQRLQGVEVRTPDRTVSQTALPVTLVPVWPNGADELNPLYRSPSSGRPSQMLVDVAGGESGVRFADGCSGALAVSSDGLVVTALSVAPSCTVRATVGNFTNLESSPFGITTRD; encoded by the coding sequence GTGGCGCAGGACCGTCAAGGGCAGTACGGCCAGGGCGAACCGCTCGGTGCGTCTTACCGACTGGTCGAGCTCCTCGGGACCGGCGCCACCGGAGAGGTCTGGCTAGTCGAGCACTCCGCGACCGGCGAGGCCTTCGCGGCCAAGCTCCTGCGTGCCGAACTCGCCGCCGACCCGCAGATCGTCGAGCGCTTCGTCCGCGAACGCTCGGTCCTCCTCGCCCTGCAGCACCCGTCCATCGTGCGCGTCCGCGACCTGGTCGTCGAGGGTGACCGGCTCGCGATCGTCATGGACCTGGTGCCGGGCGGGTCCGCCCGCGACCTGCTCGCGTCGAACGGTCCGCTCCTCCCGCGGGACGCCCTGACGATCACCGCCGAGACCCTCGACGCACTCACCGCGGCGCACGAGCAGGACGTCACCCACCGTGACGTGAAGCCCGACAACGTCCTGCTCCAGACCGCGTGGGTCCCCGGTGCCACCGGCGCTGTCCGGGTCACCGACTTCGGGATCGCGTCGGTCGTCGCCGAACGTGAACGCACGACCACCGGGCTCCTCGGCACGCCGCAGTACATGGCACCCGAGTCGATCAGTCACGGACGCTCGGGTCCGGCCGCCGACGTCTACGGTGCCGGGGTCATGCTGTACGAGCTGCTGTCCGGTCGCACACCGTTCGCCGGACCGGGCACGGACTTCGCCGTCGCCTACCGCCACGTCACCTCGAACCCGCCCCCGCTCGACGTGCCCGACGCCCTGTGGGCCGCGGTGTCCGCCCTGCTCGCGAAGGACCCGAACGCGCGGCCGTCGGCGGCCCACGCGGCGGGGACCCTCCGTCGACTCGCACGGTCCCTCGCCTCGGCACCCGCACTGGTCGCCTCCAGCGACCCGGACTCGTTCGACGAGGTCGAGCGTCCGGCGACCGTCGTCCGTGGGGTCCGTCCCGACGACGCGGCGGGATCCCGGACCACCGCCACCGGGGACGACGCCGCGGTCGTCGGGCCGGCCCCGGAGCTCGGCCCCGCCGGGTCGCAGACCGTCATCCGGCCGATGGCGCGGCAGCCACTGCCCGCCGCACCGGCCGCTGAGCCCGAACCGACGCGTCGGTTCGCCCGCCCCGAGTGGCTGACCGACCGTGCACTCCTGTTCGGCGGCATCGGCGTCGTGCTCGTCGCCGCGCTGGTCGTCGGTGGCGTCGTGTGGCTGCCAGGGGCCCTCCGGAAGACGCCGGGCACCGGGACCGCGACCGCACAGGCCGCCAACGCCTACCAGCAGGACCGGCCACTGCCCACCGGACTGGCGACCACACGGCGCGCCACCGTCGACCCGGCGAAGGGCACCGTGGACCTGCGCGTCACGTACGCGGCACAGGCGGCCACCCTCAGCGGACCGTTCCTCGCGGTGCTGCCGGGTGCCCGCTCGGGAGCCTCCTGCCCCGCGGTCACCTGGTCCGGCGAGGGCATCACCGCGAAGCGCAACCAGCCGTCACTGACCGGCGTGGACACCGCGTGCGCGTGGAGCCTGTCCGGCGTCGAGGTCCCCGCCGGCGGAGACGTCACCGTGGAGGCCTCGGTGCCACTCGCCGTCGAGGACGGTGCAGCGCTGCAGACCTGGCTCGACGGCGTCGGCGAGGCGACGACCGCAGCCGTGACCGACGACACCGTGCGCGGGACGGCCTACCCCGTCCAGCGGCTGCAGGGTGTCGAGGTCCGGACGCCCGACCGGACGGTCAGCCAGACGGCGCTGCCGGTGACCCTGGTGCCGGTCTGGCCGAACGGTGCCGACGAGCTCAACCCGCTCTACCGCAGTCCGAGCAGCGGGCGCCCGTCGCAGATGCTCGTCGACGTGGCCGGCGGGGAGTCCGGAGTACGGTTCGCCGACGGCTGCTCGGGCGCGTTGGCCGTGTCATCCGACGGGCTCGTGGTCACCGCACTCTCCGTCGCCCCGTCGTGCACCGTCCGGGCGACGGTGGGGAACTTCACGAACCTCGAGAGCTCGCCCTTCGGGATCACGACGCGCGACTGA